The following proteins come from a genomic window of Gimesia chilikensis:
- the floA gene encoding flotillin-like protein FloA (flotillin-like protein involved in membrane lipid rafts): protein MSTLNLLAADDNSTIIWIVGIVVFLFALFIFALFARFAGLWIQCILTNAKIGFFNLVMMTIRKVNPTIIVRSKIMAIQAGVTKSYDISTRDLEAHYLAGGNVPNVIRALIAAQRAKIDLDWQSAQAIDLAGRDILDAVRTSVYPKVIDCPDPRKTNSTLDAVAGDGIQLNVRARVTVRTNLKQLVGGATEETVIARVGQGIVQAIGSTATYEQVLENPDKITQIVLNEGLEKQTAYTIVSIDIADIDVGENIGARLQADHAEAEMRVAQAKAEQRRAEQKAREQEMVALTQENRAQVVLAEAKVPEAIAEAFRSGKIGILDYYELKNVQADTKMRDMIGTPEREPTTTS, encoded by the coding sequence ATGAGCACCTTGAATCTATTAGCGGCCGATGATAATTCCACCATCATCTGGATTGTGGGGATCGTCGTCTTTCTGTTTGCGCTGTTTATATTCGCGTTGTTTGCCCGCTTTGCCGGTTTGTGGATTCAATGTATATTGACGAACGCCAAGATCGGCTTCTTCAATCTGGTGATGATGACGATTCGTAAGGTCAACCCGACCATTATCGTCCGCAGCAAAATCATGGCAATTCAGGCTGGGGTCACCAAGTCGTATGATATTTCGACGCGTGATCTGGAAGCCCATTACCTTGCCGGGGGAAATGTACCGAATGTAATTCGTGCCTTGATTGCCGCCCAGCGGGCGAAAATCGATCTGGACTGGCAGTCAGCCCAGGCGATCGACCTCGCGGGCCGCGATATTTTAGACGCCGTGCGGACAAGCGTGTACCCCAAGGTGATTGACTGTCCTGATCCCCGGAAGACCAACAGCACACTGGATGCAGTGGCTGGCGACGGAATTCAGTTGAATGTACGGGCCCGGGTTACCGTGCGAACCAACCTGAAACAGCTGGTTGGTGGTGCAACCGAAGAGACCGTCATCGCCCGTGTGGGACAGGGGATTGTGCAGGCCATCGGTTCGACTGCTACATATGAGCAGGTCCTGGAGAATCCGGATAAGATTACTCAGATCGTGTTGAACGAAGGTCTGGAAAAGCAGACCGCTTACACAATTGTTTCGATCGATATCGCAGACATTGATGTCGGTGAGAACATCGGAGCCCGGTTGCAGGCGGATCACGCTGAAGCGGAAATGCGTGTGGCACAGGCGAAAGCAGAACAGCGACGAGCAGAACAGAAGGCTCGCGAACAGGAAATGGTCGCGTTGACCCAGGAAAACCGGGCCCAGGTAGTGTTGGCAGAAGCCAAAGTGCCCGAAGCGATCGCCGAGGCGTTTCGTTCCGGAAAAATCGGGATCCTGGATTACTATGAACTCAAAAACGTGCAGGCCGATACCAAGATGCGTGACATGATCGGGACTCCCGAACGGGAACCGACTACAACCAGCTAA
- a CDS encoding NfeD family protein, with protein MDYSLIAILGLIIALMMFVAEIFIPSGGLIAVLALSSMAASLWGAWMAWWGTSPGFWWTYIASIIVLIPTTIGMAVKIFPNTAWGKKFIHEAPTLEEVSGFQAETDHLRSLVGKTGKTQTLLNPSGFVIVDHERHHCESQGMIIDPRVDVEIIAVEGTRLVVKMVKKPAKESSDTEEKTAPKRESLADGSLDFEVPET; from the coding sequence ATGGATTATTCGCTGATTGCCATTCTGGGCTTGATCATAGCATTGATGATGTTCGTGGCTGAGATCTTCATTCCTTCGGGAGGGCTGATCGCCGTGCTGGCATTGTCGAGCATGGCTGCCTCGCTCTGGGGGGCCTGGATGGCCTGGTGGGGAACCAGCCCCGGCTTCTGGTGGACTTATATCGCCAGTATTATCGTGCTGATACCCACAACGATTGGCATGGCAGTCAAAATCTTTCCGAATACCGCCTGGGGGAAGAAGTTTATTCACGAAGCGCCGACACTGGAAGAAGTCAGTGGTTTCCAGGCCGAGACCGATCATCTGCGGTCATTAGTCGGGAAAACAGGAAAAACGCAAACTCTTTTGAACCCCAGTGGGTTTGTCATCGTTGATCATGAACGGCACCACTGTGAAAGCCAGGGCATGATCATCGATCCGCGTGTGGATGTAGAGATCATAGCCGTGGAAGGGACGCGTCTGGTCGTGAAAATGGTTAAGAAACCCGCTAAAGAGAGTTCCGATACAGAGGAAAAAACTGCTCCAAAGCGCGAATCGCTGGCCGATGGTTCTCTCGATTTTGAGGTTCCCGAAACCTGA
- a CDS encoding DUF1080 domain-containing protein, with the protein MTSAAFAQAPKGDKNYAVVDLKNVDDDFFYQGEYYGSLGSDCNWCGSAALGLQVVARGDGHFIASLYQGGLPGNGWDLSAREELEGTRDGDILTLQGKDLTLQVYKNGPVEILDHRGHLLGQLTKYQRSSVTLGATPPPGATVIFDGSSVDELTGGEITPGGLLKEGTEFKHTYRSYRLHVEFRLPYMPYAVGQARSNSGIYLQSRYEVQVLDSFGLEGVENECGGLYKQKRPRINMCFPPLSWQTYDIGFVAPKFDADGKKIKDAYITVLLNGVPVHQDYAIIAKTGGGKQEGPELYPIKLQDHRNPVRFRNIWIVDLSDQPDPQYCFPCQSLLCDK; encoded by the coding sequence ATGACATCCGCAGCATTTGCTCAGGCCCCTAAAGGCGACAAGAACTATGCCGTGGTCGATCTGAAGAATGTCGACGATGATTTTTTCTATCAGGGTGAATACTATGGATCGCTCGGATCCGACTGCAACTGGTGTGGCTCCGCTGCCTTGGGGTTGCAGGTGGTTGCCCGCGGTGATGGACATTTCATCGCCTCGCTTTACCAGGGCGGACTGCCCGGCAATGGCTGGGACCTCTCTGCCCGTGAAGAGTTGGAAGGAACCCGGGACGGGGACATTCTGACACTGCAGGGCAAAGACCTGACGCTACAGGTTTACAAGAATGGTCCCGTAGAAATTCTGGATCACAGAGGGCATCTGCTGGGCCAGCTGACTAAATATCAGCGGAGCAGTGTGACTCTGGGCGCAACGCCACCACCGGGGGCCACTGTGATTTTCGATGGTTCTTCTGTGGATGAGCTGACCGGGGGCGAAATCACTCCCGGAGGTCTGCTGAAAGAGGGGACCGAGTTCAAGCATACCTATCGCAGCTATCGCCTGCATGTCGAATTCCGTCTGCCTTATATGCCTTACGCTGTCGGACAGGCACGCAGCAACAGTGGGATTTATCTGCAGAGCCGCTACGAAGTCCAGGTGCTGGATTCATTTGGCCTGGAAGGGGTCGAGAACGAGTGCGGTGGTCTGTACAAGCAAAAGCGTCCCCGCATCAACATGTGTTTTCCACCTTTGTCCTGGCAGACATATGACATCGGTTTTGTTGCTCCCAAATTCGATGCGGACGGGAAGAAGATCAAGGATGCTTACATCACCGTGCTGTTGAATGGGGTTCCCGTCCACCAGGATTATGCGATTATCGCCAAGACCGGCGGTGGTAAGCAGGAAGGACCGGAGCTGTATCCGATCAAGCTGCAGGATCACCGGAATCCGGTTCGTTTTCGCAATATCTGGATCGTGGATCTGAGCGACCAGCCTGATCCGCAGTACTGCTTTCCCTGCCAGTCACTGTTGTGTGACAAATAA
- a CDS encoding DUF3311 domain-containing protein: MRYAVYGLVVILIVLHQDNWLWDDKRLIFGFMPITLLYQAGISIGAAIVWFLATKFAWPHHLEEIAQDSPTPAPAPTAALKSAPESDQETGDTE, encoded by the coding sequence ATGAGATACGCCGTTTATGGATTGGTTGTCATACTAATCGTTCTCCACCAGGACAACTGGCTCTGGGATGACAAAAGACTCATCTTCGGATTCATGCCGATCACCCTGCTCTACCAGGCAGGAATCTCTATCGGCGCCGCCATTGTCTGGTTTCTGGCGACCAAATTTGCCTGGCCTCACCATCTGGAAGAAATCGCCCAGGATTCCCCCACCCCGGCACCTGCTCCCACAGCAGCCCTCAAATCTGCCCCAGAATCTGACCAGGAAACAGGAGACACAGAATAA
- a CDS encoding sodium:solute symporter family protein, producing MIQLVIIGIYLSLLLFLGVFSSRLFKGTSKDYMLASHSIGPFLLLMSIFGTTMTAFALVGSSGEAYKEGVGVYGMLASSSGIIHSLCFFLLGIKLWSWGHKYGYTTQIQFFRERLESDKIGVILFPILVGLVIPYLLIGVMSSGVVISSITEGAFDSAFAAYDYGIPPWLGSLVISLVVLIYVFFGGMRGTAWANTFQTIVFMILGVVTFFVISSKLGGLQAASDAVLEKNPSKLMRAVDPKDRAAYAKRYETWTLIAKYNYATRVLKTLTLTPEQKAAAYEEFKPRMPNWQMTAEAVYAAKNGLYELTTEQTNLALLKQDDRVKPDPFPEKWTTDLMSHHALQEYPRKANAEDEQAMLIFGDKIGHPNHDLDPNDPSKGKKWTIKKALGVYRATNWAPDAPHPMSKLVFFTYFFVPLSVGMFPHLFQHWLTARSAGTFKLPVVAHPLFIMIVWVPCVLVGVWATSATFNGAPLFPPHFPANAVLAAMVKKMTSPVLAGFLTAGILAAIMSSLDSQFLCIGTMFTEDIVVHYGGKDRFTDKQVVLMARTFIILVVAITYGFSLLEPRRVFTLGVWCFSGFSSLFPIIFAAVYWKRLTKPGAYAGVLVAFGTWLYLFKEAGYALKPNYTFLGMMPVATMVVASAVAMILVSLVTRPPSKETLVRFFPED from the coding sequence ATGATTCAGTTGGTAATTATTGGAATCTACTTGAGTTTGCTGCTGTTTCTGGGCGTGTTCTCCAGTCGTCTGTTTAAAGGAACCAGTAAGGACTACATGCTCGCCAGTCATTCGATTGGCCCGTTTCTGCTGCTGATGTCGATCTTCGGCACCACGATGACCGCCTTCGCACTGGTCGGTTCCAGTGGGGAAGCCTACAAAGAAGGGGTCGGGGTCTACGGGATGCTCGCCTCTTCCAGCGGGATCATCCACTCGCTCTGCTTCTTCCTGCTCGGGATCAAACTCTGGTCCTGGGGACATAAATACGGTTACACCACCCAGATTCAGTTCTTCCGCGAACGTCTGGAAAGCGACAAGATCGGCGTGATCCTCTTCCCGATTCTCGTCGGACTGGTAATTCCTTACCTGCTGATCGGCGTCATGTCTTCGGGCGTGGTCATCAGCAGTATTACGGAAGGTGCCTTCGACAGCGCTTTCGCCGCCTACGATTACGGCATCCCCCCCTGGCTCGGTTCGCTGGTCATCAGCCTCGTCGTGCTGATCTACGTCTTCTTCGGCGGGATGCGGGGAACCGCCTGGGCTAACACATTCCAGACCATCGTGTTCATGATACTCGGTGTCGTCACCTTCTTCGTGATTTCCAGCAAACTGGGTGGCCTGCAGGCTGCCAGCGATGCGGTGCTCGAAAAGAACCCCTCGAAACTCATGCGGGCCGTCGATCCCAAAGACCGCGCCGCTTATGCGAAACGTTATGAGACCTGGACCCTGATCGCTAAATACAATTACGCGACCCGCGTCCTTAAAACACTGACACTCACTCCCGAGCAGAAAGCCGCAGCTTACGAGGAATTCAAACCCCGTATGCCCAACTGGCAGATGACCGCCGAAGCCGTCTACGCCGCCAAGAACGGTCTCTACGAACTGACCACCGAACAGACCAACCTCGCCCTGCTCAAACAGGACGACCGCGTCAAGCCGGATCCCTTCCCCGAGAAGTGGACCACCGACCTGATGTCGCATCATGCCCTGCAGGAATATCCGCGGAAAGCCAATGCGGAAGACGAACAGGCGATGCTGATCTTCGGCGATAAAATCGGTCACCCCAACCACGATCTGGATCCCAACGATCCTTCCAAGGGTAAAAAGTGGACGATCAAAAAAGCGCTCGGCGTTTACCGGGCCACGAACTGGGCTCCCGATGCACCACATCCGATGAGCAAGCTCGTTTTCTTCACTTACTTCTTCGTCCCCCTCTCGGTCGGCATGTTCCCCCACCTGTTCCAGCACTGGCTTACCGCCCGTTCTGCAGGGACATTTAAACTTCCCGTGGTCGCACACCCGCTGTTCATCATGATTGTCTGGGTTCCCTGCGTCCTGGTCGGTGTCTGGGCAACCTCCGCCACCTTCAACGGGGCACCGCTCTTCCCGCCACACTTCCCGGCGAACGCGGTCCTCGCGGCGATGGTGAAGAAGATGACCTCCCCCGTTCTCGCTGGCTTCCTGACGGCAGGGATTCTGGCGGCCATCATGTCTTCGCTGGACAGTCAGTTCCTCTGTATCGGCACCATGTTTACCGAAGACATTGTCGTACATTATGGCGGAAAAGACCGTTTTACAGATAAACAGGTTGTCCTCATGGCCCGGACCTTTATTATTCTGGTGGTAGCGATCACCTACGGTTTCAGTCTGCTGGAGCCGCGGCGGGTCTTTACCCTCGGTGTCTGGTGCTTCAGTGGGTTTTCCAGCCTGTTCCCCATCATCTTTGCTGCGGTCTACTGGAAACGCCTCACCAAGCCCGGCGCTTACGCAGGTGTCCTGGTCGCCTTCGGTACCTGGCTCTACCTGTTTAAAGAAGCCGGTTACGCCTTGAAGCCGAACTACACCTTCCTGGGCATGATGCCGGTAGCCACCATGGTGGTCGCCTCCGCGGTCGCCATGATCCTGGTCTCCCTGGTCACCAGACCTCCCAGCAAGGAAACCCTCGTGCGGTTCTTCCCGGAAGACTAA
- a CDS encoding acyl-CoA thioesterase: MSCTFKTIRRVEFHETDMAGIVHFSNFYKYMEQAEHEYYRSLDMTIVDKQPDGSVIGWPRVSAQCSFESPAFYGDLLEIRLTIERVGVKSLTIEYDFWRDETKIAKGRMKTVCCHFTHGEPMKSIEIPEWIQQKIEDSQHPTT, from the coding sequence ATGTCCTGCACTTTTAAAACAATTCGCCGTGTGGAATTTCACGAAACGGACATGGCCGGCATTGTCCACTTCTCTAACTTCTACAAATATATGGAACAGGCCGAGCACGAATACTATCGCTCGCTCGACATGACCATCGTCGATAAACAGCCCGACGGCTCCGTCATCGGCTGGCCGCGGGTCTCCGCCCAATGCTCTTTTGAATCTCCCGCTTTCTATGGTGATCTCCTCGAAATTCGTCTCACCATCGAACGGGTCGGCGTCAAATCGCTGACTATCGAATACGACTTCTGGCGGGACGAAACCAAAATCGCCAAAGGACGCATGAAAACCGTCTGCTGCCATTTCACGCATGGCGAACCGATGAAGTCCATCGAGATCCCCGAGTGGATTCAACAGAAAATTGAAGACTCACAGCATCCCACAACCTGA
- a CDS encoding ABC transporter ATP-binding protein produces MNDAPEQLVVRNLTKQFTLADESLSILAGVDLTLNRGEALAITGPSGSGKSTLLYILGVLDQPTAGEVIQFNQNPFVLSAKEQAEFRNQNIGFIFQDHHLMPQFSVLENVLIPTMVHQGSSSDAEERARHLLERVGLKDRLNHRPAQISGGERQRVAVCRALINNPRLLLADEPTGNLDRANTEAIGKLLLEINQEQNTILICVTHSSELAALFPQHQRLRDGLLVTESV; encoded by the coding sequence ATGAATGACGCTCCCGAGCAATTAGTTGTCCGCAACTTAACTAAACAGTTCACCCTCGCCGATGAATCGCTGTCGATTCTCGCCGGCGTGGATCTCACCCTCAACCGCGGCGAGGCACTCGCCATTACCGGTCCCTCCGGTTCCGGCAAGAGCACGCTGCTCTACATCCTCGGCGTGCTCGATCAGCCTACCGCGGGTGAAGTCATCCAGTTCAACCAGAACCCGTTCGTCCTCAGTGCCAAGGAACAAGCCGAGTTTCGCAACCAGAATATTGGTTTCATCTTTCAGGACCATCACCTGATGCCCCAGTTCTCGGTTCTCGAAAATGTCCTGATTCCCACCATGGTTCATCAGGGATCCTCCAGCGACGCCGAGGAACGTGCCCGTCATCTGCTGGAACGCGTCGGGCTCAAAGATCGACTCAATCATCGTCCCGCCCAGATTTCCGGAGGCGAACGCCAGCGGGTCGCGGTCTGCCGGGCCTTGATCAATAATCCGCGTCTGCTGCTCGCTGACGAACCCACGGGAAACCTGGACCGGGCCAACACCGAAGCCATCGGCAAACTCCTGCTGGAAATCAACCAGGAACAGAACACCATTCTGATCTGCGTCACCCACAGCAGCGAACTGGCGGCCCTCTTTCCGCAACATCAAAGATTACGCGACGGTCTCCTCGTGACCGAATCGGTCTGA
- a CDS encoding ABC transporter permease: MNQARFVIKSLTYHWRTNLAVLLGVIAATAVIGGALIVGDSVRASLRQMTLDRLGKIDYVVSGHRFFREQLADDLQKSSSLPESIETIAPALVLRGSLEKNREDLHLRVGQVNIFGTDERLWSLLDHGDIPAPEDDQAILNSRVAEQLEASVGDQITLWIELPSAIPRDSLLGEKEEQSVEITLTVSQILDEDSKAGRLALLPNQQLPLDLFLSLDTLQAALDLDEIQPSRRDPIQRPARVNSLFFSSHAESIPDSPQARIVAQGLESALKQSLTLADLNLKIIPNQQRNYLSLESEQMILDPQIEQAGREAAKKLDVATSPVMVYIANEFSPLKPPTGTEKTPYSMYSIVAGLDFPEQPPFGPFKFIGAKPKLPLKENEIVLNEWLANDLKTKVGDQLRMKYHVVGSRGELPEVEQTFTVAGIVALDGTPAADRKLTPDMEGITDADTFGDWEQPFPMKLDKVTDRDEEYWDKYKATPKAFLALETAQTLWNSRYGTLTSLRFATLPDKNTEETSSAFAASLLSNIDVLKMGLAIQPIKFLGLAAASGTTDFSGLFIGFSFFIILSAIILIRLLFKLGVDRRVSSIGLLSAIGFTPAQVRQIIFKEALLVILSGGILGILAAIGYASLMLYGLRTWWIGAIGTRFLFVDLTPQSLAIGFLIAVFFSGFVIWKSMSELKQISIRGLLSGVNSPDQEPARAAKRVGLTWKISTVLALVLVLATVTGIIPKQEAFSGFSLQTVCFFLVGTLSLVASLSFLSSFLHTDSTTPIQGNGGFALVKLGFRNAGRFRQRSVLTTALIASATFVLVSVAAGHRNPAVEEPDKDSGNGGFTLVAETSSPLIFDLNTVDGRDKMLVNAPDDPETKRLLKEMQAIPFRVKPGENASCLNIYQTTVPTILGVPQELIERGGFKFADTPGDNPWELLNQPQNDGSIPALGDMNTLMYSLHKGIGASVGIPSDERPEHELKIKGMFDGSIFQGVLLISEQHFQQLFPEQAGFQYFLIEVPTKDAMQLSSILETGLTEYGFDADLVANRLADFLAVQNTYLSTFQTLGGLGLLLGTLGLATVMLRNVVERRSELALLRAVGMTGSDVALIVLAENAFLLIWGLASGIVSALLAMLPHLLSTGADIPWFSGMVILLAVLITGMLSAFFAVLSAVRAPILATLRSH; the protein is encoded by the coding sequence ATGAATCAAGCGCGCTTTGTCATTAAAAGTCTGACTTATCACTGGCGCACCAACCTCGCCGTACTCCTCGGAGTCATCGCGGCCACCGCTGTCATCGGCGGCGCCCTCATCGTCGGCGATTCCGTTCGCGCCAGCCTCAGACAGATGACGCTCGACCGTCTCGGCAAAATCGACTATGTCGTCTCCGGGCACCGCTTCTTCCGCGAACAGCTGGCCGACGATCTGCAGAAGTCCTCCTCTCTGCCGGAGAGTATCGAAACCATCGCACCGGCGCTCGTCCTCCGTGGATCGCTGGAAAAGAACCGGGAAGACCTGCACCTCCGCGTCGGTCAGGTCAACATCTTCGGCACCGATGAACGTCTCTGGTCGCTCCTCGATCACGGCGACATCCCTGCCCCCGAAGACGATCAGGCCATTCTCAACTCCCGCGTCGCAGAACAGCTCGAAGCCTCCGTCGGCGATCAGATTACCCTCTGGATCGAACTCCCTTCCGCCATTCCCCGCGATTCGCTGCTGGGTGAGAAGGAAGAACAGTCGGTCGAAATCACCCTCACCGTCAGCCAGATTCTCGACGAAGACTCCAAGGCCGGCCGCCTCGCTCTGCTCCCCAATCAACAGCTCCCGCTCGACCTGTTTCTCTCGCTCGACACCCTGCAGGCCGCGCTCGACCTCGATGAGATTCAACCCTCTCGCCGCGATCCAATACAACGGCCCGCCCGGGTCAACTCCCTCTTTTTCAGCTCCCACGCAGAATCGATCCCCGACTCTCCCCAGGCCCGCATCGTCGCCCAGGGCCTGGAATCCGCTCTTAAACAGAGCCTCACACTCGCAGATCTGAACCTCAAAATCATTCCCAACCAGCAACGGAACTACCTCTCGCTCGAAAGCGAGCAGATGATTCTCGACCCGCAGATAGAACAGGCCGGTCGCGAAGCTGCGAAAAAACTCGACGTCGCCACTTCGCCCGTCATGGTTTACATCGCCAACGAATTCAGTCCGCTGAAGCCCCCCACCGGCACAGAAAAAACGCCCTACTCCATGTATTCCATCGTCGCTGGCCTCGACTTCCCTGAGCAGCCACCGTTCGGCCCTTTTAAATTCATCGGCGCTAAACCAAAACTTCCGCTCAAGGAAAACGAAATCGTCCTCAACGAATGGCTGGCCAACGACCTTAAGACCAAAGTCGGCGATCAACTGCGGATGAAATACCACGTCGTCGGCTCCCGGGGAGAACTGCCCGAAGTCGAACAGACCTTCACCGTCGCAGGCATCGTTGCCCTCGATGGCACTCCCGCAGCCGACCGCAAGCTGACGCCCGATATGGAAGGCATCACCGATGCAGACACCTTCGGCGACTGGGAACAGCCCTTCCCCATGAAACTCGATAAGGTCACCGACCGCGACGAAGAATACTGGGACAAATATAAAGCCACTCCCAAAGCTTTCCTCGCCCTGGAAACCGCCCAGACGCTCTGGAACAGCCGCTACGGCACTTTGACATCGCTCCGCTTCGCAACCCTGCCCGACAAAAACACGGAGGAAACATCGTCCGCGTTCGCCGCGTCGCTGCTCAGCAATATCGATGTTCTCAAAATGGGACTCGCCATTCAGCCCATCAAATTTCTCGGACTCGCTGCCGCCAGCGGAACCACCGATTTCAGTGGTCTCTTTATCGGTTTCAGCTTCTTCATCATCCTCTCGGCCATCATCCTCATTCGGCTGCTGTTCAAGCTGGGCGTCGATCGTCGCGTCTCTTCCATCGGCCTGCTCTCCGCTATCGGCTTTACCCCCGCACAGGTCAGGCAGATCATTTTCAAGGAAGCCCTCCTGGTCATCCTCTCCGGAGGCATCCTCGGTATCCTGGCTGCCATCGGCTATGCGTCGCTCATGTTGTATGGTCTCAGAACCTGGTGGATCGGCGCCATCGGCACCCGCTTCCTGTTCGTCGACCTGACTCCCCAGAGCCTCGCTATCGGCTTTCTGATCGCGGTCTTCTTCTCCGGCTTCGTGATCTGGAAATCGATGTCCGAACTGAAACAGATCTCGATTCGCGGCCTCCTGTCCGGCGTAAACAGTCCCGACCAGGAACCGGCTCGTGCCGCAAAACGCGTCGGCCTCACCTGGAAGATCTCCACGGTCCTCGCGCTCGTACTGGTCCTCGCTACCGTGACCGGAATCATTCCCAAACAGGAAGCCTTTTCCGGCTTCTCCCTGCAGACGGTCTGCTTCTTCCTCGTTGGAACGCTCTCGCTGGTTGCCAGCCTCAGCTTCCTCTCCAGTTTTCTCCACACCGATTCCACCACCCCCATTCAGGGCAACGGCGGCTTCGCTCTGGTGAAGCTCGGCTTCCGTAACGCCGGTCGCTTCCGTCAACGCAGCGTCCTTACCACCGCACTCATCGCCTCGGCCACCTTTGTTCTCGTCTCCGTCGCCGCCGGACATCGTAACCCCGCCGTCGAAGAACCCGACAAAGACTCCGGTAACGGCGGCTTTACCCTCGTCGCGGAAACCTCGTCCCCCCTGATCTTTGACCTCAACACAGTCGACGGTCGCGACAAAATGCTGGTCAACGCTCCCGACGATCCCGAAACGAAACGGCTGCTCAAAGAAATGCAGGCGATCCCCTTCCGCGTCAAGCCGGGTGAGAACGCCAGCTGCCTGAATATCTATCAAACCACCGTCCCCACCATCCTCGGCGTGCCGCAGGAACTCATCGAACGAGGCGGCTTCAAATTCGCCGACACCCCGGGCGACAATCCCTGGGAACTGCTCAACCAGCCGCAGAACGATGGCTCCATCCCCGCGCTGGGTGATATGAATACGCTCATGTACAGCCTCCATAAAGGCATCGGTGCCAGTGTCGGCATTCCCTCCGACGAACGTCCCGAACACGAATTGAAAATCAAAGGCATGTTCGATGGCAGTATCTTCCAGGGCGTGCTGCTCATCTCGGAACAGCACTTCCAGCAGCTCTTCCCCGAACAGGCCGGCTTCCAGTATTTCCTGATTGAAGTCCCCACGAAAGATGCCATGCAGCTCTCCTCCATCCTTGAGACTGGTCTCACCGAATACGGCTTCGATGCCGACCTCGTCGCCAATCGTCTCGCCGACTTCCTCGCCGTCCAGAACACGTACCTCTCCACATTCCAGACACTGGGCGGCCTCGGTCTCCTCCTCGGCACCCTGGGGCTGGCAACCGTCATGCTGCGAAACGTCGTTGAACGAAGAAGCGAACTGGCCCTGCTCCGCGCCGTTGGCATGACCGGCTCCGATGTCGCGTTGATCGTCCTCGCGGAAAACGCCTTCCTGCTGATCTGGGGACTCGCGTCCGGCATCGTCTCGGCTCTGCTGGCGATGCTGCCCCACCTGCTCTCCACCGGAGCGGATATCCCCTGGTTCAGCGGTATGGTAATCCTGCTCGCGGTGCTGATTACCGGTATGCTGTCTGCCTTTTTCGCAGTCCTCTCCGCGGTCCGGGCTCCCATCCTGGCGACACTGAGATCACACTAA
- a CDS encoding IS110 family transposase — translation MQQHNTDHVGIDISKSKFDTRISGRPKGSVYEYTPDGMKQFMQVLQKTQPKLICLEATGGLERKLVACLHKHGFPVAVVNPRQIRDFARAKNRLAKTDQIDAHTIMEFAQVMQPRITPLLTQVQQKMREFSARRQQVSKMIIQEQNRLETTPDREVAKMISDSIQFYKKQLKHIEKKLKELIDADEESRERSEILQSVPGVAGTTAALLISDLPELGSLNRKQIARLIGLAPTNRDSGTLRGKRTIGGGRVRIRNGLYMPTVTALNHNPRIKAFYKRLVENGKSKMVALVAAMRKLLIILNTMVKEGKKWEANVIKI, via the coding sequence ATGCAACAGCATAACACAGATCACGTCGGAATTGACATTTCAAAATCTAAGTTTGATACCAGAATTTCAGGTCGTCCCAAAGGTTCCGTTTATGAGTACACACCCGACGGGATGAAACAGTTCATGCAGGTGCTTCAGAAGACTCAGCCCAAACTGATCTGCCTGGAAGCAACGGGAGGACTGGAACGAAAACTCGTTGCCTGTCTACACAAGCATGGGTTTCCAGTCGCCGTCGTCAACCCTCGGCAGATCCGGGACTTTGCCCGCGCCAAGAACCGGCTGGCGAAAACCGATCAGATTGACGCGCACACGATCATGGAATTTGCCCAGGTGATGCAGCCGCGGATTACCCCACTTTTAACACAGGTCCAGCAGAAAATGCGGGAATTCAGTGCTCGCAGGCAGCAGGTCAGCAAGATGATCATCCAGGAGCAGAACCGCCTGGAAACCACCCCGGACAGGGAAGTGGCCAAAATGATTAGCGATTCAATCCAGTTCTATAAAAAACAGCTCAAACACATCGAGAAAAAACTGAAGGAGCTGATTGACGCGGATGAAGAATCCCGCGAGCGCTCTGAAATCCTGCAGTCAGTACCTGGTGTGGCCGGCACAACCGCGGCCCTGCTCATCTCAGACCTTCCGGAACTGGGGAGTCTGAATCGAAAGCAGATCGCGCGGCTGATCGGCCTGGCTCCCACCAACCGTGACAGTGGAACTCTGCGTGGGAAAAGAACGATTGGCGGGGGACGAGTCCGGATCCGGAACGGGTTATACATGCCCACCGTCACGGCCCTGAATCACAACCCCAGGATCAAAGCGTTCTACAAACGGCTCGTGGAAAATGGAAAGTCCAAAATGGTCGCCCTCGTGGCCGCCATGCGGAAACTGCTCATCATTCTCAACACCATGGTCAAAGAAGGGAAAAAATGGGAGGCAAACGTGATTAAAATCTGA